A single region of the Lotus japonicus ecotype B-129 chromosome 4, LjGifu_v1.2 genome encodes:
- the LOC130715097 gene encoding uncharacterized protein LOC130715097 gives MKEWRKKFVAASSLEVSNAPATVHASICEFVSADPNAIVPNVIHEISVESVFVPNVELHVETLVETTSDVNMEPSAGNPNPIVDTSELDLQIHQSTLGYKPSTGYKKSVIENIHELLSFWS, from the coding sequence atgaaggagtggaggaagaaatttgttgCTGCAAGTTCACTTGAAGTCTCAAATGCCCCAGCAACTGTTCATGCAAGCATATGTGAATTTGTAAGTGCAGATCCTAATGCTATTGTGCCTAATGTGATTCATGAGATATCAGTTGAATCCGTTTTTGTTCCCAATGTTGAACTCCATGTCGAGACATTAGTTGAGACTACTTCAGATGTGAATATGGAACCCTCTGCTGGAAATCCAAACCCCATTGTTGACACATCTGAACTTGATCTCCAAATCCATCAATCTACCTTGGGTTATAAACCATCTACCGGTTATAAGAAGTCAGTTATTGAAAATATTCATGAATTGTTGTCATTCTGGTCTTAA